Proteins encoded together in one Kitasatospora albolonga window:
- a CDS encoding dihydrofolate synthase produces MSEPRPSDRHDASEPDDTFAEIVGEETQRDPDLAVIEAGSRTLRTYGGAPQADAVPARPADPETDRALRAVEQELAGRWGETKLEPSVTRIAALMDVLGEPQRAYPSIHITGTNGKTSTARMIEALLNAFELRTGRYTSPHVQSIIERISLDGSPIAPERFIETYGDVKPYVEMVDAQQPYRLSFFEVLTGMAYAAFADAPVDVAVVEVGMGGTWDATNVIDSTVAVVTPISLDHTDRLGSTPAEIAGEKSGIIKQGATVILAQQPVDAAQVMLKKAVEVDATVAREGMEFGVTSREVAVGGQLLTLRGLGGEYEEIFLPLYGAHQAHNAAVALAAVEAFFGIGAEQARSLDIEAIRKAFASVVSPGRLEVVRSSPTVVLDAAHNPAGARAAADGISEAFSFSRLIGVVGTSGDKDVRGLLEAFEPIFAEIVVTQNSTDRAMDADELAALAVEVFGDDRVQVEPRLDDALEAAITLAEEDDEYAGAGVLVTGSVITVGEARLLLGRG; encoded by the coding sequence GTGAGTGAGCCCCGCCCTTCAGACCGGCACGACGCGTCCGAGCCCGACGACACCTTCGCGGAGATCGTCGGCGAAGAGACCCAGCGCGACCCCGACCTGGCGGTGATCGAGGCCGGGAGCCGCACCCTGCGCACCTACGGGGGCGCCCCCCAGGCCGACGCGGTCCCCGCCCGGCCCGCCGATCCCGAGACCGACCGGGCGCTGCGCGCGGTGGAGCAGGAGCTCGCCGGACGCTGGGGCGAGACCAAGCTCGAGCCCTCCGTCACCCGCATCGCCGCCCTGATGGACGTGCTCGGCGAGCCGCAGCGCGCCTACCCCTCGATCCACATCACCGGCACGAACGGCAAGACCTCCACGGCCCGCATGATCGAGGCCCTGCTCAACGCCTTCGAGCTGCGCACCGGCCGGTACACCTCGCCGCACGTCCAGTCGATCATCGAGCGGATCAGCCTCGACGGCTCCCCGATCGCACCCGAGCGCTTCATCGAGACGTACGGGGACGTCAAGCCGTACGTCGAGATGGTCGACGCCCAGCAGCCCTACCGGCTCTCCTTCTTCGAGGTGCTCACCGGCATGGCGTACGCGGCCTTCGCCGACGCGCCCGTCGATGTGGCGGTCGTCGAGGTCGGCATGGGCGGCACCTGGGACGCGACCAACGTCATCGACTCCACGGTCGCCGTCGTCACCCCGATCTCGCTGGACCACACCGACCGGCTCGGCAGCACGCCCGCCGAGATCGCGGGGGAGAAGTCCGGGATCATCAAGCAGGGCGCGACCGTGATCCTGGCGCAGCAGCCGGTGGACGCGGCGCAGGTGATGCTGAAGAAGGCCGTCGAGGTCGATGCCACGGTGGCCCGCGAGGGCATGGAGTTCGGCGTCACCTCCCGCGAGGTCGCGGTCGGCGGCCAGCTGCTCACCCTGCGCGGGCTCGGCGGCGAGTACGAAGAGATCTTCCTCCCGCTGTACGGGGCCCACCAGGCGCACAACGCGGCCGTCGCGCTCGCCGCCGTGGAGGCGTTCTTCGGGATCGGCGCCGAGCAGGCCCGCTCCCTCGACATCGAGGCGATCCGCAAGGCGTTCGCCTCGGTGGTCTCGCCCGGCCGTCTGGAGGTCGTGCGCTCCAGCCCGACCGTCGTCCTGGACGCCGCGCACAACCCGGCGGGAGCCAGGGCGGCGGCGGACGGGATCTCCGAGGCGTTCAGCTTCTCCCGGCTGATCGGCGTGGTCGGCACCAGCGGCGACAAGGACGTGCGCGGGCTCCTCGAAGCCTTCGAGCCGATCTTCGCCGAGATCGTCGTCACGCAGAACTCCACCGACCGCGCGATGGACGCGGACGAGCTGGCCGCCCTCGCCGTCGAGGTCTTCGGCGACGACCGGGTCCAGGTCGAACCGCGTCTCGACGACGCGCTGGAGGCGGCGATCACGCTGGCCGAGGAGGACGACGAGTACGCGGGCGCCGGGGTCCTGGTGACCGGATCAGTGATCACGGTCGGCGAGGCCCGGCTGCTTCTGGGAAGGGGCTGA